Proteins found in one Geomonas subterranea genomic segment:
- a CDS encoding PAS domain-containing hybrid sensor histidine kinase/response regulator, producing MHAERSLKITIVSTLALVILQGGFTCLILENLQGGRGDGPGLRQMALLLIAAACTVSGWFLAWHHMARRGDPAAEAEPHAALLLQSVEEGVVSVDGAGYVTYANQAAHELLGYQEGELAGRDLREVMHHGKDPDCTRCGKESCLLHPAFTAGRRQRARNEVLWRRNGSSFSADFSCSALAGGSRPGAVLTFRDVSARREVEERLRLQGAALDAAVNGIIIANRQEKVIWVNQALRRILGCSPGELLGKDPKQLFTAGTEPELLASLTESLEAGRPWQGEVVGRRGDGTVLEQEVTVTPVLDDTGELSDFIWIMLDISQRKRGEAALLESTRLQEEANRQLVRTVQRANELAVKSARASAAKSEFLANMSHEIRTPMNAIVGAGHLLRDTELSPSQSEYLQTLMVSADLLLGVINDVLDFSKIEAGKLTIERVTFSLQDVVRELLAVYSPRARQQGVELRVELDPQIPELLAGDPMRLAQVLNNLLSNALKFTRHGGIHLAVKLARQEPGTAELIFAVRDSGIGILAEDQARLFQAFTQLDGSITRSHGGTGLGLAICKRLTSMMKGEIWCESIPGVGSTFSFWLPFGIAGAGSGGERKKETGFTPFRQQRVLLVEDNPFNQKIALALLERGGLQVTVASNGEEAVDLVRRRDFDLVLMDIRMPGKDGLTAAREIRALGKPGMETLPILALSANAMEQDVAASLAAGMDGHIAKPFTPESMYRAIAVHLKDPGAGPAGGQEQGGQRQQTVKIDFETGVRQTGGDRRLYRDLLKQFEREYQGQAAEIEREIKAGHKEEASRLAHSVKGIAGVLAAQPLHGAAQRLETALKGDGSAAGELRDFEEELKATMACLQADGWQSLSTSVPRRAGEARADSLTRSKG from the coding sequence ATGCACGCGGAGCGCAGCCTGAAAATAACCATAGTAAGCACGCTGGCACTGGTGATCCTGCAGGGGGGATTCACCTGCCTCATACTGGAAAACCTGCAGGGGGGGAGAGGGGACGGCCCCGGCCTGCGACAGATGGCCCTGCTTCTCATCGCGGCCGCCTGCACCGTCTCCGGGTGGTTCCTGGCCTGGCACCACATGGCCCGGCGCGGCGACCCGGCCGCAGAGGCGGAGCCGCACGCCGCCCTGCTGCTGCAGTCGGTCGAGGAGGGGGTGGTCTCCGTGGACGGCGCGGGATATGTCACCTACGCCAACCAGGCGGCGCATGAACTGCTGGGGTACCAGGAGGGGGAACTGGCGGGGCGGGACCTGCGCGAGGTGATGCACCACGGCAAGGATCCCGACTGCACCCGCTGCGGCAAGGAGAGTTGCCTGCTGCACCCGGCCTTCACCGCAGGCAGGCGGCAGCGTGCCAGGAACGAGGTGCTCTGGCGCCGAAACGGCAGCTCCTTCAGCGCCGACTTCAGCTGCAGCGCGCTGGCCGGCGGCAGCCGCCCCGGCGCCGTGCTCACCTTCAGGGACGTCAGCGCCCGGCGGGAGGTGGAGGAGCGGCTGCGCCTGCAGGGGGCGGCCCTCGATGCGGCGGTGAACGGCATCATCATCGCCAACAGGCAGGAGAAGGTGATCTGGGTGAACCAGGCGCTTCGCCGGATCCTCGGATGCAGCCCCGGGGAGCTGCTCGGGAAGGACCCGAAACAGCTGTTCACGGCGGGGACGGAGCCCGAGCTTTTGGCGAGCCTCACGGAGAGCCTGGAGGCGGGGCGCCCCTGGCAGGGAGAAGTGGTGGGGCGCCGCGGCGACGGGACCGTGCTGGAGCAGGAGGTGACGGTCACCCCGGTCCTGGACGATACGGGCGAGCTCTCCGACTTCATCTGGATCATGCTCGACATCTCGCAACGCAAACGGGGGGAGGCGGCCCTCCTCGAGAGCACCCGGCTGCAGGAGGAGGCCAACCGGCAGCTGGTCAGGACGGTGCAGCGCGCCAACGAACTGGCGGTGAAATCGGCCCGCGCCTCGGCCGCGAAGAGCGAGTTCCTGGCCAACATGAGCCACGAGATCCGCACCCCCATGAACGCCATCGTCGGGGCGGGGCACCTGCTGCGGGACACCGAACTCTCCCCCAGTCAAAGCGAGTACCTGCAGACGCTGATGGTTTCCGCGGATCTCCTCCTGGGGGTCATCAACGACGTGCTGGATTTCTCCAAGATAGAGGCGGGCAAGCTCACGATCGAGCGGGTCACCTTCTCGCTGCAGGACGTGGTGCGCGAACTGCTGGCGGTTTATTCGCCCAGGGCGCGCCAGCAGGGGGTGGAGCTGCGCGTCGAGCTGGACCCGCAGATACCGGAACTGCTCGCCGGGGACCCGATGCGCCTGGCCCAGGTGCTCAACAACCTCCTGAGCAACGCCCTCAAGTTCACCCGCCATGGCGGCATCCACCTCGCGGTGAAACTCGCGCGCCAGGAGCCCGGGACCGCGGAGCTGATCTTCGCGGTGCGCGACTCCGGCATCGGCATCCTCGCCGAGGACCAGGCCCGGCTCTTTCAGGCCTTCACCCAACTGGACGGCTCGATCACCCGCAGCCACGGGGGGACCGGCCTGGGGCTCGCGATCTGCAAGCGTCTCACCTCCATGATGAAAGGGGAGATCTGGTGCGAGAGCATCCCCGGGGTGGGGAGCACCTTCTCGTTCTGGCTTCCCTTCGGCATCGCCGGCGCCGGCAGCGGGGGGGAGCGGAAGAAGGAGACGGGCTTCACCCCGTTCCGGCAGCAGCGGGTCCTGCTGGTAGAGGACAACCCCTTCAACCAGAAGATCGCCCTCGCGCTGCTGGAGCGGGGGGGGCTGCAGGTGACCGTAGCCTCCAACGGCGAGGAAGCGGTGGACCTGGTACGCCGCCGGGACTTCGACCTGGTGCTCATGGACATCCGGATGCCGGGCAAGGACGGGCTCACGGCGGCGCGGGAGATCCGGGCGCTGGGCAAGCCCGGGATGGAGACGCTCCCGATCCTCGCGTTATCGGCCAACGCCATGGAGCAGGACGTGGCCGCGAGCCTCGCGGCCGGCATGGACGGGCACATCGCGAAGCCCTTCACGCCGGAGTCGATGTACCGCGCCATCGCGGTCCACCTCAAAGACCCGGGTGCCGGTCCGGCGGGTGGCCAGGAGCAGGGGGGGCAGCGGCAACAGACGGTGAAGATCGACTTCGAGACCGGCGTGCGGCAGACCGGCGGCGACCGCAGGCTCTATCGCGACCTCTTGAAGCAGTTCGAGCGCGAGTACCAGGGGCAGGCGGCGGAGATCGAGCGCGAGATAAAGGCCGGCCACAAGGAGGAGGCGTCGCGGCTTGCCCATTCGGTCAAGGGGATCGCCGGGGTGCTGGCCGCGCAGCCGCTGCACGGGGCCGCCCAGCGGCTGGAGACGGCTTTGAAGGGGGACGGGAGCGCGGCCGGGGAGCTGCGCGATTTCGAGGAGGAATTGAAAGCGACCATGGCATGCCTGCAGGCCGACGGGTGGCAGAGCCTGAGTACCAGCGTGCCGCGCCGTGCCGGGGAGGCACGCGCGGACTCTCTCACGCGGTCCAAAGGGTAA
- a CDS encoding YceI family protein, with amino-acid sequence MKRIIATIAAVAALALPALASATTWNIDPDHSNVGFKVRHLMVSNVKGSFEKHKGTVEINDKDITKSKVSVTIDTASVNTNVAKRDEHLRSADFFDAAKYPTMTFTSKKVAKAGKGKLKVTGDLTLHGVTKEVVLSVEGPAKESKDPWGNLRSGVVASTKINRKDFGLVYNAALETGGVAVGEDVDINLEIEMIKAK; translated from the coding sequence ATGAAAAGAATCATCGCAACCATAGCAGCAGTAGCGGCACTGGCACTTCCCGCCCTCGCCTCCGCCACCACCTGGAACATCGACCCCGACCATTCCAACGTCGGCTTCAAGGTACGTCACCTGATGGTCTCCAACGTCAAAGGGAGCTTCGAGAAGCACAAGGGGACCGTTGAGATCAACGACAAGGACATCACCAAGTCCAAGGTCAGCGTCACCATCGACACCGCTTCGGTCAACACCAACGTCGCCAAGCGTGACGAGCACCTGAGAAGCGCCGACTTCTTCGACGCCGCCAAGTACCCGACCATGACCTTCACCTCGAAGAAGGTCGCCAAGGCGGGCAAGGGCAAACTGAAGGTCACGGGCGACCTGACCCTGCACGGCGTGACCAAGGAAGTCGTGCTGAGCGTGGAAGGCCCCGCCAAGGAAAGCAAGGACCCGTGGGGCAACCTGAGAAGCGGCGTGGTGGCCAGCACCAAGATCAACCGCAAGGACTTCGGCCTGGTCTATAACGCCGCCCTGGAAACCGGGGGCGTCGCGGTGGGCGAGGACGTCGACATCAACCTGGAGATCGAGATGATCAAGGCCAAGTAA
- a CDS encoding MarR family winged helix-turn-helix transcriptional regulator, whose translation MKQDAKSKRALNTYTKLMRGSESVTVRVGRTMSDAGLTISQFGVLEALLHKGPMCQRDVASKILKSTGNITLVIDNLEKQGLVQRERSLEDRRFCTVLLTEKGRGLIETTFAEVEAAIIAEMGVLTDEEQETLGRLCKKLGLREG comes from the coding sequence ATGAAGCAGGATGCCAAATCAAAACGCGCGCTCAACACCTACACGAAGCTCATGCGCGGTTCCGAATCGGTGACCGTCCGGGTGGGGCGCACGATGTCGGACGCGGGGCTCACCATCAGCCAGTTCGGAGTGCTGGAGGCCCTGCTGCACAAAGGGCCCATGTGCCAGCGCGACGTGGCTTCCAAGATACTGAAAAGTACCGGCAACATCACCCTGGTCATCGACAACCTGGAGAAGCAGGGGCTGGTCCAGCGCGAGCGCTCCCTGGAGGACCGCCGCTTCTGCACCGTCCTCCTCACGGAGAAGGGGCGCGGCTTGATCGAAACGACCTTCGCCGAAGTCGAAGCGGCCATCATCGCGGAGATGGGGGTGCTGACCGATGAAGAACAGGAAACACTGGGCAGACTTTGCAAGAAACTCGGTTTACGGGAGGGATAA
- a CDS encoding NfeD family protein, whose amino-acid sequence MKRLFLVLLVMVLPLCLRAQEPQVGVISLRGPINPVSAAFLRENLEAAGKRGDRLLLVELDTPGGLDTAMREAVQAILSARVPVAVYVAPSGARAASAGAVIGLSADILAMAPGTNIGAAHPVGLGEKPDPVMEAKLVNDAEAYVEGIAVKRGRNADVARRMVRQSISLSAEAALAQRVVDLVAQSRQDLLSKLEGRKVQREGKEVVLHLAGARVVSHEMGTRDRILDAVSNPDVAYMLMLLGIAGLFFELSNPGVILPGVIGGISLLLSFFALQTLPVNYAGIALILLGIVLFIAEIKVVSYGMLAVGGVVAMVFGSLILFPSPEPYLRLSWEVLAATVGVTALFFTVVVVKVVQAHRERPITGVEGMIDAIGVAETDLAPEGKVLLRGEYWNADSEEPVLKGEKVRVVAVTGLRLTVQKAGERQEGRGGS is encoded by the coding sequence ATGAAACGGCTGTTCCTGGTACTGCTGGTAATGGTGTTGCCGCTGTGCCTGAGGGCGCAGGAGCCGCAGGTGGGGGTCATCTCCCTTCGCGGCCCGATCAACCCCGTGAGCGCCGCCTTCCTGAGGGAGAATCTGGAGGCGGCCGGGAAGCGGGGCGACCGGCTCCTGCTGGTGGAGTTGGACACCCCGGGTGGACTCGACACGGCCATGCGCGAGGCGGTGCAGGCGATCCTCAGCGCGCGGGTTCCGGTGGCGGTGTACGTCGCCCCTTCCGGGGCACGCGCCGCCTCGGCCGGGGCGGTCATCGGCCTCAGCGCGGATATCCTCGCCATGGCCCCCGGCACCAACATCGGTGCTGCCCACCCGGTGGGGCTGGGGGAAAAGCCGGACCCGGTCATGGAGGCGAAGCTCGTGAACGACGCCGAGGCCTACGTCGAGGGGATCGCGGTCAAGCGGGGACGCAACGCAGACGTGGCCCGCAGGATGGTGCGTCAGAGCATCTCCCTTTCCGCCGAGGCGGCGCTCGCGCAGCGGGTGGTCGACCTGGTGGCGCAGAGCCGGCAGGATCTCCTGTCGAAGCTCGAAGGGCGCAAGGTGCAACGGGAGGGAAAAGAGGTCGTGCTGCACCTTGCCGGGGCGCGGGTGGTGAGCCACGAGATGGGGACCCGCGACCGGATCCTCGACGCCGTCAGCAACCCCGACGTCGCCTACATGCTGATGCTCCTGGGGATAGCGGGGCTCTTCTTCGAGCTTTCCAACCCCGGCGTGATCCTGCCGGGGGTGATCGGGGGCATCTCGCTGCTCCTCTCCTTTTTCGCCCTGCAGACCCTGCCGGTGAACTACGCGGGGATCGCGCTCATCCTGCTGGGGATCGTCCTGTTCATCGCGGAAATCAAGGTGGTTTCCTACGGGATGCTCGCGGTCGGGGGCGTCGTGGCCATGGTGTTTGGGTCGCTGATCCTCTTCCCGTCGCCCGAACCGTACCTGCGCCTCTCCTGGGAGGTGCTGGCGGCAACGGTCGGGGTGACGGCGCTCTTCTTCACGGTGGTGGTCGTCAAGGTGGTCCAGGCGCACCGGGAGAGACCGATCACCGGGGTGGAGGGGATGATCGACGCAATAGGGGTGGCCGAGACGGACCTCGCGCCCGAGGGTAAGGTGCTGCTGCGCGGCGAGTACTGGAACGCCGACAGCGAGGAGCCGGTGCTGAAAGGTGAGAAGGTGCGGGTGGTAGCGGTGACCGGGCTGCGGCTTACGGTGCAAAAGGCGGGAGAACGGCAGGAGGGGCGGGGCGGATCATGA
- a CDS encoding transporter substrate-binding domain-containing protein: MHVFRKVEHIQKSRTGGAGRELSRLPLVAALLFLCLTLFAAAAGADTLGRGGAGKGVVVVGGDFNYPPYEFVDHDGKPAGFNVELTRAIAEVMGFKVEITLGPWDGMRRALEQGDVDILQGMAFSQERTSEVDFSTPHALLFQSIWIRRDDRRIRSIDDVRGKEVIVMKNSIMHDFMKGFDPKARLILTDTLAEALRLLNQGRGDCALVSRLTGMYLEKEMGLKRIVPVAEPIMTQAYGYAVKRGNAEVLARFNEGLAILKRSGQFQEIHNKWLGVMESQPVSWARVVRYVTLVSLPLLLILGGTVVWSRTLQKRVAQRTEELAREVAEKQQALEKLRMHQDQLVQADKLASLGTLVAGVAHEINNPNGLILLNLPRFEEVLRGSQPILDEYREQHGDFKLGRHSYDRLREELPHMLSETQDAAKRIKRIVSELKDFARRDSADLTELLDLNLCAQAALRLVENTVVKNSHQVVANFADTLPRVKGNSQRIEQVIVNLLLNAAQSLEGSGKSIQISTRHDRFRDLVLLTVRDEGRGVEPEHLARLTDPFFTTKREEGGCGLGLSISAGIVKQHGGTLNFDSHPGFGTTVTMELPALRENASV, from the coding sequence TTGCACGTATTCCGTAAAGTTGAACACATCCAGAAATCCCGCACCGGCGGTGCCGGCCGTGAGCTGTCGCGCCTGCCGCTGGTCGCCGCGCTCCTTTTCCTGTGCCTGACGCTGTTCGCTGCCGCGGCCGGAGCCGACACCCTGGGGCGGGGCGGTGCCGGCAAAGGGGTGGTCGTGGTGGGGGGCGATTTCAACTACCCCCCCTACGAGTTCGTCGACCACGACGGCAAACCCGCCGGCTTCAACGTCGAACTGACCCGCGCCATAGCGGAAGTGATGGGCTTCAAGGTGGAGATTACCCTGGGGCCCTGGGACGGGATGCGCCGGGCGCTGGAGCAGGGGGACGTGGACATCCTGCAGGGGATGGCCTTCTCCCAGGAGCGCACCAGCGAGGTCGACTTCTCCACGCCGCACGCGCTGTTGTTCCAGTCCATCTGGATCCGCCGGGACGACCGGCGCATCAGGTCCATCGACGACGTGCGCGGAAAAGAGGTCATCGTGATGAAGAACAGCATCATGCATGACTTCATGAAGGGGTTCGACCCCAAGGCGAGGCTCATCCTCACCGACACCCTGGCCGAGGCGCTGAGGCTCTTGAACCAGGGGAGGGGGGACTGCGCCCTCGTTTCCCGGCTGACCGGAATGTACCTGGAAAAGGAGATGGGGCTCAAGCGGATCGTCCCGGTGGCCGAACCGATCATGACCCAGGCCTACGGTTACGCCGTAAAGAGGGGGAATGCGGAGGTGCTGGCGCGCTTCAACGAGGGGCTCGCCATCCTGAAGCGCTCCGGGCAGTTCCAGGAGATCCACAACAAGTGGCTGGGGGTGATGGAGTCCCAGCCGGTGTCCTGGGCGCGGGTGGTGCGGTACGTGACCCTGGTCTCCCTGCCGCTTCTGCTGATCCTCGGGGGGACCGTGGTCTGGTCCCGGACCCTGCAGAAGCGGGTGGCGCAGCGGACCGAGGAGCTGGCCCGCGAGGTGGCGGAAAAGCAGCAGGCGCTGGAGAAGCTCAGGATGCACCAGGACCAGCTGGTGCAGGCGGACAAGCTGGCTTCGCTGGGTACCCTGGTGGCAGGCGTCGCCCACGAGATCAACAACCCCAACGGGCTGATCCTTTTGAACCTTCCCCGGTTCGAGGAGGTCTTGCGCGGCTCCCAGCCGATTCTGGACGAGTACCGCGAGCAGCACGGCGACTTCAAGCTGGGACGGCACAGCTACGACCGCCTGCGGGAGGAGCTGCCGCACATGCTCTCCGAGACCCAGGACGCGGCGAAGAGGATCAAGCGCATCGTCTCCGAACTGAAGGACTTCGCCCGCCGCGACAGCGCCGACCTGACCGAGCTTTTGGACCTGAACCTCTGCGCCCAGGCCGCGCTGCGACTGGTCGAGAACACCGTGGTGAAGAATTCGCACCAGGTTGTCGCCAATTTCGCCGACACCCTCCCCCGCGTCAAGGGGAACAGCCAGCGCATCGAGCAGGTTATCGTGAACCTCCTTTTGAACGCGGCCCAGTCGCTGGAGGGGAGCGGCAAGAGCATCCAGATCTCGACCCGGCACGACCGCTTCCGGGACCTGGTGCTCCTCACCGTGCGCGACGAGGGGAGGGGGGTGGAGCCCGAGCACCTGGCGCGGCTCACCGATCCCTTCTTCACCACCAAGCGCGAAGAGGGTGGGTGCGGTCTCGGGCTTTCCATCTCGGCGGGGATCGTGAAGCAGCACGGCGGCACGCTGAACTTCGATTCGCACCCCGGCTTTGGCACCACGGTCACCATGGAGCTGCCGGCGCTGCGGGAAAACGCGTCCGTGTAG
- a CDS encoding sigma-54-dependent transcriptional regulator, whose protein sequence is MSEALYPAFGVLLVDDEAPWLRSLRMTLEGPGAISNITALTDSRQVMGVLDQGNIGLVLLDLTMPYLSGQELLARIAEEHPEVTVLILSGLNQIETAVSCMRLGAFDYLVKTDEEDRILDSVRRAIRMQELQLENKEMRRRFLNDRLECPEAFAPLVTNNKAMRSIFQYIEAVAKSTQPILVTGESGVGKELIARAIHTLSRGDGPLVPVNVAGLEDNVFTDTLFGHKKGAFTGADESRSGMVEQAAEGTLFLDEIGDLSLPCQVKLLRLLQEGEYYPLGSDQPKQLRARIVVATHHDLSRKKDAGGFRKDLYFRLRAHHVHIPPLRERKDDIPLLLDHFLRESAEVFGKKVPSYPKELLTLLANYSFPGNLRELRSMVYDAMSVHSSRMLSMNSFRQAMEVQGEVPAEQASAGEQNVFYSCPDIPTLSAAVEQLVAEAMRRSDNNQSMASRMLGISQPALSKRLKLQRDGKGE, encoded by the coding sequence ATGAGCGAAGCATTGTATCCCGCCTTCGGTGTGCTGCTGGTGGACGACGAGGCGCCCTGGCTGCGCAGCCTGCGCATGACGCTGGAGGGACCGGGCGCCATCAGCAACATCACCGCGCTCACCGACAGCCGCCAGGTGATGGGGGTGCTGGACCAGGGGAACATCGGCCTGGTGCTGCTCGACCTGACCATGCCCTACCTCTCGGGGCAGGAGCTTCTGGCGCGCATCGCCGAGGAGCACCCCGAGGTGACCGTGCTGATCCTCTCCGGCCTGAACCAGATCGAGACGGCGGTCTCCTGCATGCGCCTGGGCGCCTTCGATTATCTCGTGAAGACCGACGAGGAGGACCGCATCCTCGATTCGGTGCGGCGCGCCATCCGGATGCAGGAACTGCAGCTGGAAAACAAGGAGATGCGGCGCCGCTTCCTGAACGACCGCCTGGAGTGCCCCGAGGCCTTCGCACCCCTGGTCACCAACAACAAGGCGATGCGCTCCATCTTCCAGTACATCGAGGCGGTCGCGAAGAGCACCCAGCCGATCCTGGTCACCGGGGAGAGCGGGGTGGGCAAGGAACTGATCGCCCGTGCCATCCACACCCTGAGCCGCGGCGACGGTCCGCTGGTCCCGGTGAACGTGGCGGGGCTGGAGGACAACGTCTTCACCGACACCCTCTTCGGACACAAAAAGGGTGCCTTCACCGGCGCCGACGAGAGCCGCAGCGGCATGGTGGAGCAGGCCGCCGAGGGGACGCTCTTTCTGGACGAGATCGGGGACCTCTCGCTTCCCTGCCAGGTGAAGCTGTTGCGCCTGTTGCAGGAGGGGGAGTATTACCCCCTGGGGAGCGACCAGCCCAAGCAGCTCAGGGCGCGCATCGTGGTGGCGACGCACCACGACCTCTCCAGGAAAAAGGACGCCGGCGGCTTCAGGAAGGACCTCTACTTCCGCCTGCGCGCCCACCACGTCCACATCCCCCCCTTGCGCGAGAGAAAGGATGACATCCCGCTGCTTTTGGACCACTTCCTCAGGGAGAGCGCGGAGGTCTTCGGCAAGAAGGTGCCCAGCTACCCCAAGGAACTCCTCACGCTTCTGGCCAACTACAGCTTTCCCGGCAACCTGCGTGAACTAAGGTCCATGGTCTACGACGCCATGAGCGTGCACTCCTCGCGGATGCTTTCCATGAACAGCTTCAGGCAGGCGATGGAGGTGCAGGGCGAGGTGCCCGCGGAACAGGCCTCCGCGGGAGAGCAGAACGTGTTTTACTCCTGTCCGGATATCCCGACGTTGAGCGCCGCGGTGGAGCAGTTGGTGGCCGAGGCGATGCGGCGCTCCGACAACAACCAGAGCATGGCGTCACGGATGCTCGGGATCTCGCAGCCCGCCCTCAGCAAAAGGCTCAAGCTGCAGAGGGACGGCAAGGGGGAATAG
- a CDS encoding amino acid ABC transporter ATP-binding protein: MIKFEGVHKWFKKLHVLNGIDLHVKQGEVVVVCGPSGSGKSTLIRTINQLEPIEEGTLTVDGMDLRSKKTDLNKLRAEVGFVFQQFNLYPHLSVIDNITLAPIKIRKTPKKEAQEQAMELLERVGLAVKRDAYPTQLSGGQQQRVAIARALAMKPRIMLFDEPTSALDPEMIGEVLAVMQDLASTGMTMVCVTHEMGFAREVSDRVVFMDHGVILEEAQPEEFFRNPQHDRAKQFLKQLLSPMH, encoded by the coding sequence ATGATCAAGTTTGAAGGGGTCCACAAGTGGTTCAAAAAGCTTCACGTGCTTAACGGGATCGATCTCCACGTCAAACAGGGGGAAGTGGTCGTGGTCTGCGGTCCGTCCGGGTCGGGCAAGTCCACCCTGATCCGCACCATCAACCAGTTGGAGCCGATCGAGGAGGGGACCCTGACCGTCGACGGCATGGACCTCAGGAGCAAGAAGACCGACCTCAACAAGCTGCGCGCCGAGGTGGGGTTCGTGTTCCAGCAGTTCAACCTGTACCCGCACCTCTCGGTGATCGACAACATCACCCTGGCCCCGATCAAGATCCGCAAGACTCCGAAGAAGGAAGCGCAGGAGCAGGCCATGGAGCTGTTGGAGCGCGTAGGGCTCGCGGTGAAGCGCGACGCCTACCCGACCCAGCTCTCCGGCGGGCAGCAGCAGCGCGTCGCCATCGCACGTGCCCTGGCCATGAAGCCGCGCATCATGCTCTTCGACGAGCCGACCTCGGCGCTCGACCCCGAGATGATCGGCGAGGTGCTCGCGGTCATGCAGGACCTGGCCAGCACCGGTATGACCATGGTCTGCGTCACCCACGAGATGGGTTTCGCGCGCGAGGTCTCCGACCGCGTGGTGTTCATGGATCACGGCGTGATCCTCGAGGAGGCCCAGCCGGAAGAGTTCTTCCGCAACCCGCAGCACGACCGGGCCAAGCAGTTCCTGAAGCAGCTTTTGTCGCCGATGCACTAG
- a CDS encoding ABC transporter substrate-binding protein: MGLALFGSFGKAMAAAPADTLAEVKKKGVLVAGVKDSLPPFGYVDEKSREIVGYDVDFVKAIAKKLGVKVELKPVTSASRMPQLTEGNIDIIAATMTKNPERAKQIGFSHTYFATGQKFITVKGKVKSLKDLAGKKIGTAKGSTSEQNVKAALPTATVLSFDDYPQAFLALQQGKVQAVTTDEAILAGILAKAPNKAKFEIPNVQISNEPYGLGMRKDDAKFIAFVNKTILEMEKSGEAKKIFEKWFGKGTDFALKRTFKIVADK, encoded by the coding sequence ATGGGGTTGGCCCTGTTTGGTTCTTTCGGTAAGGCGATGGCCGCGGCTCCCGCCGACACCCTTGCCGAAGTTAAGAAAAAAGGCGTCCTGGTTGCCGGTGTGAAGGATTCCCTCCCTCCTTTTGGTTACGTGGATGAGAAGAGCCGCGAGATCGTGGGCTACGACGTCGACTTCGTGAAGGCGATCGCCAAGAAGCTGGGCGTGAAGGTCGAGCTGAAGCCGGTCACCTCCGCTTCCCGCATGCCGCAGCTCACCGAGGGTAACATCGACATCATCGCCGCGACCATGACCAAGAACCCGGAGCGCGCCAAGCAGATCGGCTTCAGCCACACCTACTTCGCCACCGGCCAGAAGTTCATCACCGTGAAGGGTAAGGTGAAGAGCCTGAAGGACCTGGCAGGGAAGAAGATCGGCACCGCCAAGGGCTCCACTTCCGAGCAGAACGTGAAGGCAGCCCTCCCGACCGCCACCGTGCTCTCCTTCGATGACTACCCGCAGGCGTTCCTGGCCCTGCAGCAGGGCAAGGTGCAGGCGGTGACCACCGACGAGGCGATCCTGGCCGGCATCCTGGCCAAGGCCCCCAACAAGGCCAAGTTCGAGATCCCGAACGTCCAGATCTCCAACGAGCCGTACGGCCTCGGGATGAGGAAGGACGACGCCAAGTTCATCGCCTTCGTGAACAAGACCATCCTCGAGATGGAGAAGAGCGGCGAAGCCAAGAAGATCTTCGAGAAGTGGTTCGGCAAAGGCACCGACTTCGCGCTGAAGCGCACCTTCAAGATCGTAGCTGACAAGTAA
- a CDS encoding amino acid ABC transporter permease, producing the protein MLKYTFDWSIVTSGKYFEWLVSGLKVTLELSAVGIVCAFILGLVIAVLKMSHYRPVRWIATAYLEFFRNTPLLVQIFFWYFGSYKVLPAAVNEWLNSTNFEFAAAAIALTIYTSAFIAEDIRSGILSIPKEQMEAARSAGFSYLRSMQYIILPQAVRITIPPLVNQFLNLAKNSSLAMSIGVMELTYQARQVESYTFKGFEAFTAATVVYLGLSVVITALMDLYNKKVLNPQRA; encoded by the coding sequence GTGCTAAAGTACACATTTGACTGGTCCATCGTCACCTCCGGCAAGTATTTCGAGTGGCTGGTATCAGGGCTCAAGGTCACCCTGGAGCTCTCCGCCGTCGGTATCGTCTGCGCCTTCATCCTGGGGCTTGTGATCGCCGTCCTGAAGATGAGCCACTACCGTCCCGTGCGCTGGATCGCCACCGCCTACCTGGAGTTTTTCCGGAACACCCCGCTGTTGGTCCAGATCTTCTTCTGGTACTTCGGCTCCTACAAGGTGCTCCCGGCGGCGGTGAACGAATGGCTTAACAGCACGAACTTCGAGTTCGCCGCGGCCGCCATCGCCCTCACCATCTACACCTCGGCCTTCATCGCCGAGGACATCAGGTCGGGCATCCTCTCCATCCCGAAGGAGCAGATGGAGGCGGCCAGGAGCGCAGGCTTCTCCTATCTCCGTTCCATGCAGTACATCATCCTGCCGCAGGCGGTACGGATCACGATCCCGCCGCTGGTGAACCAGTTCCTGAACCTGGCCAAGAACTCCTCGCTCGCGATGAGCATCGGGGTCATGGAGCTCACCTACCAGGCGCGCCAGGTCGAGAGCTACACCTTCAAGGGGTTCGAGGCGTTCACCGCCGCCACCGTGGTCTACCTCGGGCTTTCCGTGGTCATCACGGCGCTCATGGACCTGTACAACAAGAAGGTGCTCAACCCGCAGCGCGCCTAG